In Brevibacterium zhoupengii, the following are encoded in one genomic region:
- a CDS encoding DUF3311 domain-containing protein, which yields MSEVHDSPSPSRPPRRRYSLLLLIVPVVLYLLTPFVANSIEPRIFGLPFILTYTIVVTILTWFFVWMAARGDHYYRRDKAEYVPADVAFGEDYPIEEASGADGQEADK from the coding sequence ATGTCGGAAGTCCACGATTCACCATCGCCGTCGAGGCCACCTCGGCGGCGATACTCTTTGCTGCTCCTCATCGTTCCGGTGGTTCTCTACCTGCTCACCCCGTTCGTCGCGAACTCGATCGAGCCGCGCATCTTCGGGCTGCCGTTCATCCTCACCTACACGATCGTCGTCACGATCCTCACTTGGTTCTTCGTGTGGATGGCCGCCCGCGGTGACCACTACTACCGCCGCGACAAGGCCGAATACGTTCCTGCCGATGTCGCCTTCGGTGAGGACTACCCGATCGAGGAGGCCTCTGGGGCCGATGGACAGGAGGCCGACAAGTGA
- a CDS encoding alpha-ketoacid dehydrogenase subunit beta has translation MTVTAATTAEGAPTPVSVTMTKALNQALRDSLSDDQNVLVFGEDVGRLGGVFRVTEGLRKEFGPERVWDSPLAESGIVGTAIGMAMAGMRPVVEMQFDAYAYPAFEQIVSHVAKMRNRTKGKVSLPLTIRIPYAGDIGGVEHHSDSSEAYWCSTPGLTVVTPSNPADAYSLLRESIASEDPVIFMEPKSRYWMKDELALPVQTAPMDRAQVVRVGSDVTLLAYGPTVRTALAAAEEGADHGLSIEVIDLRSLSPFDDETVSASVRKTSRAVIIHEAAQFGGYGAEVAARVTEDNFTHLSAPILRITGFDVPYPSPKLEEYFLPTAERILDALESWDWEL, from the coding sequence ATGACCGTCACCGCTGCCACCACGGCAGAAGGCGCTCCGACACCGGTCTCGGTGACGATGACGAAGGCACTCAACCAGGCCCTGCGCGACAGTCTGAGCGACGATCAGAACGTCCTTGTCTTCGGTGAGGACGTCGGTCGCCTCGGCGGGGTATTCCGTGTCACTGAAGGCCTGCGGAAGGAATTCGGACCCGAACGGGTCTGGGATTCCCCGCTTGCAGAGTCGGGGATCGTCGGCACCGCGATCGGTATGGCGATGGCCGGGATGCGTCCGGTCGTCGAGATGCAATTCGATGCCTACGCCTACCCTGCGTTCGAGCAGATCGTGTCCCACGTGGCGAAGATGCGCAACCGCACGAAGGGCAAGGTCAGCCTGCCGTTGACGATCCGGATTCCTTATGCGGGCGATATCGGCGGCGTCGAGCACCACTCGGATTCCTCCGAGGCCTACTGGTGTTCGACCCCGGGCCTGACCGTCGTCACTCCCTCGAATCCGGCCGATGCCTATTCGCTGCTGCGTGAGTCCATCGCTTCCGAGGATCCGGTCATCTTCATGGAGCCGAAGTCACGGTACTGGATGAAGGACGAGCTTGCCCTGCCCGTGCAGACCGCGCCGATGGATCGGGCGCAGGTTGTCCGCGTTGGATCGGATGTGACCCTGCTGGCCTACGGGCCCACCGTGCGCACGGCCCTGGCCGCGGCCGAAGAGGGCGCGGACCACGGACTGTCGATCGAGGTCATCGACCTGCGATCCCTGTCTCCTTTCGATGATGAGACCGTGTCGGCATCGGTGCGCAAGACCTCGCGTGCCGTGATCATCCATGAGGCCGCCCAGTTCGGCGGCTACGGCGCCGAGGTGGCTGCCCGGGTCACCGAGGACAACTTCACTCATCTGTCGGCCCCGATCCTGCGGATCACCGGGTTCGATGTCCCCTACCCGTCCCCGAAGCTCGAGGAGTACTTCTTGCCGACCGCCGAACGCATTCTCGACGCGCTCGAATCCTGGGATTGGGAGCTGTGA
- a CDS encoding sodium:solute symporter family protein, whose protein sequence is MSTSAIIACIIFGIAMLATIGIGIWSGRGREKSLDEWSVSGRGLGFVFILLLMAGETYTSFSFLGTAGWSYSYGVPILYLIGYLSVGLVVAYLVGPLFWTYAARHKLVSLSDIVEHRFRSRGLAILVAVLATVFIVPYIQLQIQGMGAVVNAMSYGAIDLKVAAVISFIVAEAFILFSGLRGSAWVSALKDGLVILAVAFLAVYVPLHYFDGLGELLDRLVSEKSQWLTFPGAGEGTYGSAWFISTIILNGITITVFPTSIAGYLSGTSANTLRRNSIILPWYQLLLLVPMMVGVAALFVIPALRDADLALFSVVIDSLPAPLVALIGVAGALSAIVPMSVYMLSIGSMWGRTVLGGGLSGPENSASMTAEQLTARGLRQKTLSQWVCLIVGVIALVMSLLMPDALVELSVLSYEGLAQVVPAALLALYWPRMSKQAAAAGLIVGSVTMVALHYTGHDPLFGINGGLWAVAVNLIIVVLVTLAKPDPRWIPAAEREKVAA, encoded by the coding sequence GTGAGCACCTCCGCCATCATCGCCTGCATCATCTTCGGCATTGCCATGCTCGCGACCATCGGCATCGGAATCTGGTCGGGCCGCGGTCGGGAGAAGTCACTCGACGAATGGTCGGTCTCCGGCCGTGGCCTGGGCTTCGTCTTCATCCTGCTGCTCATGGCCGGCGAGACCTATACGAGCTTCTCGTTCTTAGGCACCGCCGGCTGGTCGTATTCCTACGGTGTGCCGATCCTCTACCTCATCGGCTACCTCAGCGTCGGGCTCGTCGTCGCCTACCTCGTCGGACCCCTGTTCTGGACCTATGCGGCCAGGCACAAGCTCGTCAGCCTCTCCGACATCGTCGAGCACCGCTTCCGCTCGCGCGGTCTGGCGATCCTCGTCGCGGTGCTCGCGACCGTCTTCATCGTTCCCTACATCCAGTTGCAGATCCAGGGTATGGGTGCCGTCGTCAACGCCATGAGCTATGGGGCGATCGACCTCAAGGTCGCCGCCGTCATCTCCTTCATCGTCGCCGAGGCGTTCATCCTCTTCTCCGGTCTGCGCGGTTCCGCGTGGGTCAGCGCCCTCAAGGACGGCCTCGTCATCCTCGCCGTCGCCTTCCTCGCCGTCTACGTGCCGCTGCACTACTTCGACGGGTTGGGCGAACTCCTCGACCGGCTCGTGAGTGAGAAGTCTCAATGGCTGACGTTCCCCGGTGCCGGCGAGGGAACATATGGAAGTGCCTGGTTCATCTCGACGATCATCCTCAACGGGATCACGATCACCGTCTTCCCCACGTCGATCGCCGGATACCTGTCGGGCACCTCGGCGAACACCCTGCGCCGCAATTCCATCATCCTGCCCTGGTATCAGCTGCTGCTCCTCGTGCCGATGATGGTCGGCGTGGCCGCGCTCTTCGTCATACCGGCTCTCAGGGACGCGGATCTGGCGCTGTTCTCCGTGGTCATCGACTCACTGCCCGCGCCCCTGGTCGCGCTCATCGGTGTCGCTGGTGCCCTGTCGGCCATCGTCCCGATGAGCGTGTACATGCTCTCGATCGGTTCGATGTGGGGACGCACGGTTCTCGGCGGAGGGCTGTCTGGCCCGGAGAACTCCGCGTCGATGACTGCCGAACAGCTGACCGCTCGGGGCTTGCGGCAGAAGACTCTGTCCCAGTGGGTGTGCCTCATCGTCGGCGTGATCGCCCTGGTCATGAGTCTGCTCATGCCCGATGCTCTCGTCGAGCTCTCGGTGCTGAGCTACGAGGGCCTCGCGCAGGTTGTTCCCGCCGCTCTGCTCGCCCTCTACTGGCCGCGGATGAGCAAGCAGGCCGCTGCCGCCGGTCTCATCGTCGGCTCGGTGACCATGGTGGCCCTGCACTACACGGGTCACGATCCGCTCTTCGGCATCAACGGCGGCCTGTGGGCGGTCGCGGTCAACCTCATCATCGTCGTCCTCGTCACCCTGGCCAAGCCGGACCCGCGCTGGATTCCCGCCGCCGAGCGGGAGAAGGTGGCAGCTTGA
- a CDS encoding acyl-CoA dehydrogenase family protein codes for MTDRETHLGELAEKYLPAEVLERFRERAGVYDRENRFFDEDLEELKSLGYLTLFVPDAYGGPGLSLHEVSRLQQRLASAAPATALAINMHLMCTGVVKALNDRGDASLNWVFEEAMAGEIFAFGISEPSNDWVMQGSNTVAEPTADGGFLLTGVKIFTSLSPVWTRLIVHGAIEHDDGNFAGPDADEPAEGQLVYGFVERSAEGITISDHWDVMGMRASQSRATILDQVPMRPERVARTIPAGKHPDLLTFAITSNFQLLIASVYAGVAARALELGAAGLKKRTSAKAETTFAEVPETRARLADAHLDYLSVPAMLDAYTRDFDALIDHGSGWPLRLVGARIKASDAARHAAETALMCSGGSGFDNSHELSRLYRDATAGLFHPPSADAARPMYAAALLDD; via the coding sequence ATGACGGACCGTGAGACCCACCTCGGCGAATTGGCCGAGAAATACCTCCCCGCCGAGGTGCTCGAGCGCTTCCGCGAACGCGCCGGCGTCTACGACAGGGAGAACCGGTTCTTCGACGAAGACCTCGAGGAACTGAAGTCCCTTGGCTACCTCACCCTGTTCGTTCCCGACGCCTACGGGGGGCCAGGACTGAGCCTGCACGAGGTCTCCCGACTCCAGCAGCGCCTGGCCTCGGCAGCACCTGCGACCGCGCTGGCCATCAACATGCACCTCATGTGCACCGGTGTCGTCAAGGCTCTCAACGACCGCGGCGACGCCTCTCTGAACTGGGTGTTCGAAGAGGCGATGGCCGGGGAGATCTTCGCCTTCGGCATCTCCGAGCCCTCCAACGACTGGGTCATGCAGGGCTCGAACACGGTCGCCGAACCGACCGCGGACGGCGGCTTCCTGCTCACTGGCGTGAAGATCTTCACCTCACTCTCACCTGTGTGGACGCGACTCATCGTCCATGGGGCGATCGAGCATGATGATGGGAACTTCGCCGGCCCCGACGCGGATGAACCCGCTGAGGGACAGCTGGTCTACGGCTTCGTCGAACGCAGTGCCGAAGGCATCACGATCTCCGACCACTGGGACGTCATGGGCATGCGGGCCTCGCAGTCGCGAGCGACGATCCTCGACCAGGTCCCCATGCGCCCCGAACGCGTCGCCCGCACCATCCCGGCAGGCAAGCACCCCGACCTACTGACCTTCGCGATCACCAGCAACTTCCAGCTGCTCATCGCCTCCGTCTACGCAGGTGTGGCCGCTCGCGCCCTGGAACTCGGGGCCGCGGGACTGAAGAAGCGCACCTCGGCGAAGGCCGAAACCACCTTCGCCGAGGTGCCCGAGACTCGCGCACGCCTCGCCGACGCGCACCTCGACTACCTGTCCGTTCCCGCCATGCTCGATGCCTACACCAGGGACTTCGATGCCCTGATCGACCATGGTTCCGGTTGGCCACTGCGCCTGGTGGGAGCGCGGATCAAAGCCTCCGACGCGGCCCGTCACGCGGCCGAGACCGCGCTCATGTGCTCCGGTGGCAGCGGCTTCGACAACAGCCACGAACTCTCACGCCTCTACCGAGATGCGACCGCCGGGCTGTTCCACCCACCCAGCGCCGATGCCGCCCGCCCCATGTATGCAGCGGCCCTGCTCGACGACTGA
- a CDS encoding dihydrolipoamide acetyltransferase family protein, translated as MSAETSSAKTTSARDFILPDLGEGLTEAELISWMVNVGDEVHVDQMVVEVESAKSVVELPCPFAGRIEALHANAGDTVSAGQALLSVAEVGAESGANEGSDSDSGGANLIGYGTSEPKARSTKKRSFGPKTSDSTAAPVAEAAATPPASAAEPSVSPVSSPIVRKLAKDNGLSAKHLPGTGPGGIVTRADVLKALESGATASSATASVSDTAAQVSRAHASTTTSASADSTSRDTRTPITGLRKVVSERLSKSRQEVPEATIWLDVDATELLNTKRALEARTGEKYSLLSLVSRFVVAGLKKHPIINSSIDTENNEIVTHADINLGLAAQTPRGLMVPVVHSADQMSLRQLRDSVSETVGKASTGKFSTQELTGGTFTLNNYGVFGVDGSAPIINLPEVAMLGLGRIKERPWVVDGELTVRKVMFLSFVFDHRACDGAEPSQFLTFIADCIENPISLLPEL; from the coding sequence ATGAGTGCCGAGACGAGTTCCGCGAAGACGACGAGCGCCCGTGATTTCATCCTCCCCGATCTGGGCGAGGGCCTGACCGAGGCCGAGCTCATCAGCTGGATGGTCAATGTCGGTGACGAGGTCCACGTCGACCAGATGGTCGTTGAGGTCGAGTCCGCCAAGTCCGTCGTCGAGCTGCCCTGCCCGTTCGCCGGTCGGATCGAAGCGCTGCATGCAAACGCCGGTGACACCGTATCCGCAGGTCAGGCCCTGCTTTCCGTCGCCGAGGTGGGTGCTGAGTCGGGTGCGAACGAGGGTTCCGATTCCGACAGCGGTGGTGCCAACCTCATCGGGTACGGCACCTCCGAGCCCAAGGCACGGTCGACGAAGAAGCGGTCCTTCGGTCCGAAGACCAGCGACTCGACGGCTGCTCCCGTTGCAGAGGCGGCGGCCACTCCCCCGGCTTCCGCTGCCGAACCTTCGGTCTCCCCTGTGTCCTCGCCCATCGTGCGCAAACTGGCGAAGGACAACGGACTCAGCGCCAAACATCTCCCGGGCACCGGGCCTGGAGGCATCGTCACCAGGGCAGATGTCCTCAAGGCCCTCGAGTCGGGCGCGACAGCCTCGTCGGCGACAGCCTCGGTGTCGGACACTGCCGCTCAGGTCAGTCGGGCGCATGCCTCCACCACCACCTCGGCGAGTGCCGATTCAACCAGCCGCGATACCCGGACTCCGATCACGGGGCTGCGCAAGGTCGTGTCCGAACGTCTGTCGAAGTCGCGGCAGGAGGTTCCCGAGGCCACGATCTGGCTCGACGTCGACGCCACGGAGCTGCTGAACACGAAGCGAGCCCTCGAGGCGCGGACCGGGGAGAAGTACTCTCTGCTCTCGCTCGTGTCCCGCTTCGTCGTCGCGGGGCTGAAGAAGCACCCGATCATCAACTCCTCGATCGACACCGAGAACAACGAGATCGTCACCCACGCCGACATCAACCTCGGCCTGGCTGCGCAGACACCCCGGGGCCTCATGGTCCCGGTCGTCCACAGCGCCGATCAGATGAGCCTGCGGCAGCTGCGCGACTCCGTGTCCGAGACCGTCGGCAAAGCGTCGACCGGCAAGTTCAGCACTCAGGAACTCACCGGCGGCACGTTCACGCTCAACAACTACGGCGTGTTCGGAGTCGACGGCTCGGCACCGATCATCAACCTGCCAGAGGTCGCGATGCTCGGCCTGGGGCGGATCAAGGAACGCCCGTGGGTCGTCGACGGCGAACTCACCGTCCGCAAGGTCATGTTCCTGTCATTCGTCTTCGACCACCGCGCCTGCGACGGAGCCGAACCGAGCCAGTTCCTCACCTTCATCGCCGACTGCATCGAGAACCCGATCTCCCTGCTGCCGGAGTTGTGA
- the pdhA gene encoding pyruvate dehydrogenase (acetyl-transferring) E1 component subunit alpha: MTIDVPTSRRALPQLQPVSFIGADGQPTDVPTDGLTIPSDRTLLGLYQKMVQVRRFEAQVTHLTRQGRLATYPSAAGQEAIEVGATTALAPNDWLFPTYRDSASLLTRGVPVTEILSAFRGDWHCGFDPNEYHTSPAATPLATQTLHATGFAMAAKLKGEDACTLTFLGDGASSEGDTHEAFNFASVWQTPTVFVLANNQYAISTPLREQANATMLADRAAGYGMPGLRVDGNDIAAVFAAVTAALERARNGEGPTLIECLTYRMESHTNSDDPTKYRDAEEVEHWKQFDPIDRLEKHLRTAGVLDDDVAAEITASAEELATSVRDAMNTDAEVDPSELFAYVYANPRANLISQQEKLEAELATAAQS; the protein is encoded by the coding sequence ATGACCATTGACGTTCCCACCTCTCGCCGCGCACTGCCCCAGCTGCAGCCAGTCAGCTTCATCGGTGCAGACGGTCAGCCCACCGATGTCCCCACCGATGGGCTGACGATCCCGAGCGATCGCACCCTTCTGGGTCTGTATCAGAAGATGGTGCAGGTCCGTCGGTTCGAAGCTCAGGTCACCCACCTGACCAGGCAGGGACGGCTCGCGACCTATCCGTCCGCCGCCGGCCAGGAAGCCATCGAGGTCGGTGCCACCACCGCACTGGCACCCAACGACTGGCTGTTCCCCACCTACCGCGATTCCGCGTCTCTGCTCACCCGCGGGGTTCCTGTGACCGAGATCCTCTCCGCCTTCCGCGGCGACTGGCACTGCGGGTTCGACCCGAACGAATATCACACCTCACCTGCGGCGACACCGCTGGCAACGCAGACCCTGCACGCCACCGGCTTCGCCATGGCCGCCAAGCTCAAGGGCGAAGACGCCTGCACCCTGACCTTCCTCGGCGACGGCGCCAGCAGCGAGGGCGACACCCATGAGGCCTTCAACTTCGCCTCGGTATGGCAGACCCCAACCGTCTTCGTGCTGGCGAACAACCAGTATGCGATCTCGACCCCGCTGCGCGAGCAGGCCAATGCCACGATGCTCGCCGATCGTGCCGCCGGCTACGGAATGCCCGGCCTGCGCGTCGACGGCAACGACATCGCGGCCGTGTTCGCCGCCGTCACCGCCGCTCTCGAACGTGCCCGCAACGGTGAGGGCCCGACCCTCATCGAGTGCCTGACCTACCGGATGGAGTCGCACACGAACTCCGACGATCCCACGAAGTACCGTGACGCCGAGGAGGTCGAGCATTGGAAGCAGTTCGATCCCATCGATCGCCTTGAGAAGCACCTGCGCACAGCCGGAGTCCTCGATGACGACGTCGCCGCTGAGATCACGGCGAGCGCGGAAGAGCTTGCCACCTCGGTCCGTGACGCCATGAACACCGATGCCGAGGTCGATCCGAGCGAGCTCTTCGCCTACGTCTATGCGAATCCGCGTGCGAACCTCATCTCTCAGCAGGAGAAGCTTGAGGCCGAGCTGGCAACGGCGGCACAGTCATGA
- a CDS encoding amidohydrolase, with the protein MEERTPTIVRAKAIVAQAKTPGAQNSTSGTPGVSCPEPEALAITGETITATGAVSDLRDRFPGAEVLDFGDSTIIPGLNDAHIHLAMTAGDALHLDLSHAAVGTVPVLLDTIAAEVSATSAGVWVKGSRYDDEKTGIVLRDDLDRIAPETPVVVSHVAGHWGVVNSAGLRFLGIEESTPDPDGGRYDRYSDGRLNGKLIERALMNVLMPATARGDRFIPGDTISDLQLGAARTIAQWNAAGLTSICDALISPQDIAILSAVRDAGDLSMRIGMLLSIDHYDKAVDLGVGSGFGDDRLKLIGVKAFLDGAIGGRTCLLSEPFTDPNCQGVQTTSTEELRANVERVHADGNRIGVHANGDAAIRLVLDALEDVAARNPRPGLRHRIEHCSLIDDDILKRMHRLGAIAVPFAGYPGYHGGALNSWYGEERMGRMFAHRAFLDAGVTVAGSSDYPCGPYQPLFGVQSLVTRTGVDDGITVGASQKVTAAEALSIFTLGSAEASGEESYKGRLAPGYLADFTVLGDNPLTIDPHGIAGIDVRATYVGGDAVYSA; encoded by the coding sequence ATGGAGGAGAGAACACCGACGATCGTGCGCGCGAAGGCGATCGTGGCACAGGCGAAGACCCCGGGAGCTCAGAACTCCACGTCTGGAACACCTGGAGTATCGTGCCCCGAACCGGAAGCCCTGGCCATCACCGGTGAGACCATCACCGCCACCGGCGCAGTGTCAGACCTGCGAGACAGGTTCCCCGGCGCCGAGGTGCTCGACTTCGGTGACTCGACCATTATCCCCGGTCTCAACGACGCCCACATCCACCTGGCGATGACCGCGGGCGATGCCCTCCACCTCGACCTATCGCATGCGGCGGTGGGGACGGTCCCCGTACTTTTGGACACGATCGCCGCCGAGGTGAGCGCCACCTCGGCGGGGGTGTGGGTCAAGGGCAGCCGCTATGACGATGAGAAGACCGGGATCGTCCTCCGCGATGACCTCGATCGGATCGCGCCGGAGACCCCGGTGGTCGTCAGCCATGTCGCCGGACACTGGGGTGTGGTCAACTCCGCGGGACTGCGGTTCCTCGGCATCGAAGAGTCAACGCCCGACCCGGACGGCGGGCGCTACGACCGGTATTCCGATGGTCGGCTCAACGGGAAGCTCATCGAACGGGCGCTGATGAATGTGCTCATGCCTGCCACTGCCCGCGGGGATCGGTTCATTCCCGGCGACACGATCTCGGACCTGCAGCTCGGAGCCGCACGGACCATCGCGCAGTGGAACGCCGCGGGCCTGACCTCGATCTGCGACGCACTCATCAGCCCCCAGGACATCGCGATCCTCTCGGCCGTGCGCGATGCCGGTGATCTGAGCATGCGCATCGGCATGCTCTTGTCCATCGACCACTACGACAAGGCCGTCGACCTCGGCGTGGGCAGCGGATTCGGTGATGATCGGCTCAAGCTCATCGGCGTCAAGGCATTCCTCGACGGAGCCATCGGCGGGCGAACCTGCCTGCTCTCCGAACCCTTCACCGACCCGAACTGCCAAGGCGTGCAGACCACCTCGACCGAGGAGCTGCGGGCCAACGTCGAACGTGTCCATGCCGACGGCAACCGCATCGGCGTCCACGCCAACGGCGATGCCGCGATCCGTCTCGTCCTCGACGCCCTCGAAGACGTCGCTGCCCGGAACCCGCGCCCGGGACTGCGCCACCGGATCGAACACTGCAGCCTCATCGACGACGACATCCTGAAGCGGATGCACCGCCTCGGTGCTATTGCTGTCCCCTTCGCCGGATACCCCGGCTATCACGGCGGGGCGCTGAACTCCTGGTACGGCGAGGAGCGGATGGGTCGGATGTTCGCCCACCGAGCATTCCTCGACGCCGGTGTCACAGTCGCCGGGTCCTCGGACTATCCCTGCGGGCCCTACCAGCCGCTGTTCGGAGTGCAGTCCCTGGTCACCCGCACTGGAGTCGACGACGGGATCACTGTCGGAGCCTCACAGAAGGTCACGGCCGCCGAGGCCCTGTCGATCTTCACCCTCGGATCAGCCGAAGCCTCAGGCGAGGAGTCATACAAGGGTCGGCTGGCGCCGGGATACCTTGCCGATTTCACCGTTCTCGGCGACAACCCACTGACCATCGACCCACATGGGATCGCAGGCATCGACGTGCGCGCAACATATGTCGGCGGGGACGCGGTGTATTCTGCCTGA
- a CDS encoding YqeB family protein, with protein MADREHSTAHPNGISGASSSANGTAAVFTLGRADVAVIGAVCVAIGVALGFFLPALGSFAARFPIPFGDVVEKLSQFDQAWVVIARPFIGAVLGAIAAVVITVSTTPLRVGDDEILIGRDDDQPLRISRSSFSTAYYDGGKLTILTAGGHQAYKGDVEGKKDKVAEAFTSRGYRWGEI; from the coding sequence ATGGCAGACAGGGAACACAGCACCGCCCATCCGAACGGCATCTCGGGGGCGAGCTCCTCAGCCAACGGTACTGCCGCAGTGTTCACCCTTGGCCGGGCCGACGTCGCTGTCATCGGCGCCGTCTGCGTGGCAATCGGCGTCGCACTCGGGTTCTTCCTTCCCGCTCTGGGTTCATTCGCCGCGAGATTCCCGATCCCCTTCGGAGACGTCGTTGAGAAACTCAGCCAATTCGACCAGGCATGGGTGGTCATCGCTCGCCCGTTCATCGGCGCGGTCCTCGGCGCAATCGCCGCCGTTGTCATCACTGTCTCGACCACACCCCTGCGCGTCGGCGATGACGAGATCCTCATCGGCCGAGACGACGACCAACCGCTGAGGATCTCCAGGTCCTCGTTCTCCACCGCCTATTACGACGGAGGCAAACTGACGATCCTCACCGCGGGCGGGCATCAGGCGTACAAGGGCGACGTCGAAGGCAAGAAGGACAAGGTCGCCGAGGCGTTCACCTCACGCGGCTACCGGTGGGGCGAGATCTGA